A stretch of the Sulfurospirillum sp. UCH001 genome encodes the following:
- the dsbD gene encoding protein-disulfide reductase DsbD has product MQHIFRYSALFFLLVVSLFGVEKPKLLTSEEAFKVTAIHNVQGVIISVVLGEGIYLYDDKITLELVKPKAIDISAMVEKPKAEYFHDTMTQRKSFELFVPQSLLENEVKKGSFTLKFSYQGCSELGICYQPESKEFTYKLKGGSVQNGVPLSEQDGIAARLMNENIALVLLSFFGFGLLLSLTPCVFPMIPILSSIIVSQPSVSMNAKKGFWLSLVYVLAMSLAYTIAGIFAALFGANLQASMQDPWVIGIFSTIFVLLSLSMFGFYEIKMPSFIQNRVNKKTGEAQTQGILGIAVMGFLSALIVGPCVAAPLAGALIYIGQSGDVILGGAALFVMSLGMGAPLLLIGTTAGRYMPRPGLWMQNITAFFGVMLLGVAIWMLSRVIPGSISMVLWAVLIISSAIYFGALESCHEYAKGWHKIVKSFLFMALVYGVALFVGFLSGASNPLTPFEKFTAKENVVATASSSSAFNKIKNMDELTLALKNAQKPVMLDFYADWCVNCVEFEQFTFSDARVKAKLEKLTLLKADVTKNSEEDKALQKAFNIYGPPAILFFKEGKEIVELRLVGFKNADEFLAHLEKLGI; this is encoded by the coding sequence GTGCAACATATTTTTCGATACTCTGCTTTATTTTTTCTACTTGTGGTTTCACTTTTTGGCGTTGAAAAACCAAAACTTTTGACATCTGAAGAGGCTTTTAAAGTCACAGCAATACATAATGTGCAAGGTGTGATTATCAGCGTTGTATTGGGTGAAGGTATCTACTTGTATGATGACAAAATTACTTTGGAACTTGTAAAACCAAAAGCGATTGATATTTCAGCTATGGTAGAAAAACCAAAAGCCGAATACTTCCACGATACAATGACACAACGTAAATCTTTTGAGCTTTTTGTACCACAGAGTCTTTTAGAAAATGAAGTCAAAAAAGGTAGTTTTACCCTCAAATTCTCGTATCAAGGGTGTTCAGAATTAGGTATTTGCTATCAGCCCGAAAGTAAAGAGTTTACCTATAAGTTAAAAGGTGGAAGCGTACAAAATGGAGTACCTTTATCGGAACAAGATGGTATTGCTGCGCGTTTAATGAACGAAAATATAGCGTTAGTGCTTCTTAGTTTTTTTGGGTTTGGGCTTTTGCTTTCTCTAACACCGTGCGTTTTCCCGATGATTCCTATTCTATCTTCTATTATTGTCTCACAACCATCGGTTTCTATGAACGCAAAAAAAGGATTTTGGCTCTCATTAGTCTATGTTTTAGCAATGTCTCTTGCTTATACTATCGCAGGTATTTTTGCAGCACTCTTTGGTGCAAATCTCCAAGCCTCTATGCAGGACCCTTGGGTTATCGGTATTTTTAGTACGATTTTTGTCTTACTCTCACTGTCTATGTTTGGTTTTTATGAGATAAAAATGCCTTCATTCATTCAAAATAGAGTAAACAAAAAAACAGGTGAAGCCCAAACTCAGGGCATTTTAGGCATTGCCGTTATGGGCTTTTTATCAGCGCTTATTGTTGGTCCTTGTGTTGCAGCTCCTCTTGCAGGTGCTTTGATTTATATTGGACAAAGTGGTGATGTCATTTTGGGTGGGGCAGCACTCTTTGTGATGAGCCTTGGTATGGGCGCTCCACTTTTACTCATAGGAACAACAGCGGGTCGTTATATGCCTCGCCCGGGTCTTTGGATGCAAAACATCACTGCATTTTTTGGTGTGATGCTTCTCGGTGTTGCTATTTGGATGCTCTCACGCGTTATTCCAGGCTCTATAAGCATGGTTCTTTGGGCTGTTCTAATCATCAGTAGTGCTATTTATTTTGGTGCATTAGAATCATGTCATGAGTACGCTAAAGGGTGGCATAAAATCGTTAAAAGCTTTTTGTTTATGGCTCTAGTGTACGGCGTAGCACTTTTTGTTGGTTTTTTAAGTGGCGCGAGCAATCCACTGACTCCTTTTGAAAAATTTACAGCTAAAGAAAATGTTGTTGCAACTGCTTCATCATCATCCGCGTTTAATAAAATCAAAAATATGGATGAGCTCACTCTTGCATTGAAAAATGCACAAAAGCCAGTTATGTTAGATTTTTATGCAGACTGGTGTGTTAATTGTGTTGAATTTGAGCAGTTTACGTTTAGTGATGCTCGTGTCAAAGCAAAGCTTGAAAAGCTAACACTTTTAAAAGCAGATGTCACAAAAAATAGCGAAGAAGATAAAGCACTGCAAAAAGCATTTAATATTTATGGTCCTCCTGCCATTTTGTTTTTTAAAGAGGGAAAAGAAATTGTAGAGTTACGATTGGTTGGTTTTAAAAATGCTGATGAATTTTTAGCACATCTTGAGAAATTAGGGATTTAA
- the ppk2 gene encoding polyphosphate kinase 2, with product MAKESPKEKEEKVQIWVKKSELKYEKELKKLQIELLKFQNHVKDKGLKVLIIIEGRDAAGKGGTIKRITEHLNPRGARIVALPKPSDTERSQWYFQRYTQYLPSAGEIVLFDRSWYNRAGVEPVMGFCTQEEHKEFLREVPKFETMLVNAGIILFKFYFSVSKEEQAKRFRERKTDPLKQFKLSPVDAKSQELWDQYTVAKYSMLLASNTPRSPWTIILSDDKKKARLNTIRHILKNVDYPEKIKKKHLKTDSDIVRTAKQEIEIMEQNLPSENLSHLNG from the coding sequence ATGGCAAAAGAGAGTCCAAAAGAGAAAGAAGAAAAAGTTCAAATTTGGGTCAAAAAAAGTGAACTCAAATATGAAAAAGAACTCAAAAAACTTCAAATAGAACTTCTTAAATTTCAAAATCACGTAAAAGACAAAGGATTGAAAGTTCTTATTATCATCGAAGGTCGAGATGCTGCAGGGAAAGGTGGAACCATCAAACGTATCACTGAGCACCTCAATCCAAGAGGTGCACGCATTGTAGCCCTTCCTAAGCCTTCTGATACCGAGCGTTCACAGTGGTATTTTCAACGCTACACACAATACCTTCCCTCAGCTGGAGAAATCGTACTTTTTGACAGATCATGGTATAACCGTGCAGGTGTTGAGCCTGTGATGGGCTTTTGTACGCAAGAAGAGCATAAAGAGTTTTTACGAGAAGTACCAAAATTTGAAACCATGCTTGTAAATGCAGGTATTATTCTCTTTAAATTTTATTTCTCTGTGAGCAAAGAAGAACAAGCAAAACGATTTCGTGAGCGCAAAACAGACCCACTAAAACAGTTTAAACTCTCACCAGTCGATGCAAAATCACAAGAGCTTTGGGATCAATACACTGTTGCAAAATACTCTATGCTTTTAGCGTCAAATACGCCACGCTCTCCTTGGACTATTATTCTCTCTGACGATAAGAAAAAAGCACGTCTCAATACGATAAGACATATTTTAAAGAATGTAGACTATCCTGAAAAAATTAAAAAGAAACACCTAAAAACGGATTCGGATATTGTCCGAACAGCGAAACAAGAGATAGAAATTATGGAGCAAAATCTACCGAGTGAAAATCTTTCACATCTTAACGGTTAA
- a CDS encoding HD-GYP domain-containing protein yields MGKVVKIFLNQGFTPIDNSLFRRGTLLDFDCYIQRFNGFAILIESGTFIDDDIYQKLIKRDLQIYVENKNYDLYKKYREESLSKTYHLEENETMSFEDAVKNCINIYQIVSRAKSINEKLKAIYMSAKYLFDTWIKSKEEKYIPIEAIDILSEELVSVVNQERITLSKFNDFLDEYDSLAAHFVKVAFFASIIGSRIGIDMTDQKKLVVSAMLHDVGKCELDESLLNKPDFLNEDEKRKIQTHSETSVYLVKRSGLKDRIVLNAIKQHHERLDGSGYPHGIDSSRISPFAKIIAICDMFDALITIKPYRGAYSTYNALSLMREEYKNRLDPDYIKLLIKHLR; encoded by the coding sequence ATGGGCAAAGTTGTAAAAATATTTTTAAATCAAGGGTTTACACCTATCGATAATAGCCTCTTCAGACGTGGAACTCTGTTGGATTTTGACTGTTATATTCAAAGATTTAATGGTTTTGCTATCTTAATTGAGAGTGGTACATTTATTGACGATGATATTTATCAAAAGCTCATTAAACGTGATTTACAAATTTATGTCGAAAACAAAAATTATGATTTATATAAAAAATACCGAGAAGAGTCTCTTTCCAAAACGTATCATCTCGAAGAAAATGAAACCATGAGTTTTGAGGATGCAGTTAAAAATTGTATTAATATTTATCAAATTGTCTCACGTGCAAAATCTATCAACGAAAAATTAAAAGCAATTTATATGAGTGCAAAATATCTTTTCGATACTTGGATAAAAAGTAAAGAAGAAAAATATATTCCTATTGAAGCGATTGATATTCTTTCAGAAGAGTTGGTTTCCGTCGTCAATCAAGAACGTATAACGCTTTCAAAATTCAATGACTTTTTAGACGAATATGACTCTTTAGCTGCTCACTTTGTTAAAGTTGCATTTTTTGCTTCTATTATTGGAAGTAGAATTGGCATCGATATGACAGACCAAAAAAAGCTTGTAGTCAGTGCTATGTTACATGATGTTGGAAAATGCGAATTGGATGAATCACTGTTAAACAAACCTGACTTTTTGAATGAGGATGAAAAGAGAAAAATCCAAACGCACTCTGAGACAAGTGTCTATTTAGTGAAGCGAAGTGGGTTGAAAGACAGAATCGTTTTAAATGCTATCAAACAGCATCATGAACGATTAGACGGTAGTGGATATCCTCATGGAATTGATAGTTCACGAATTAGTCCCTTTGCAAAGATTATTGCAATTTGCGATATGTTTGATGCATTGATTACAATTAAACCCTACAGAGGGGCATATAGCACCTATAATGCATTATCTCTTATGCGTGAAGAGTATAAAAATAGGCTTGATCCTGATTATATCAAGCTCTTAATCAAGCATTTAAGATAA
- the dnaK gene encoding molecular chaperone DnaK: MGKVIGIDLGTTNSCVCVYERGESKVIPNKEGKNTTPSVVAFTDKEEVLVGDTAKRQAVTNPKRTIYSIKRIMGLMSNEEKANEAKKRLPYAVVDRNGACAIEIDGKVYTPQEISAKVLMKLKEDAEAFLGEEVTDAVITVPAYFNDSQRKATKEAGTIAGLNVLRIINEPTAAALSYGLDKKEAEKIVVYDLGGGTFDVTVLETGDNVVEVLSTGGDAFLGGDDFDNRLIDWLVTEFKNENGIDLKADVMALQRLKEAAENAKKELSSSNETEVNLPFITADATGPKHLVKKLTRAKFESMIEDLVELTIKKIKEVVNDSDLKKAEIKEIVMVGGSTRVPLVQQKVKEFFEKDLNKSVNPDEVVAIGAAIQGAVIKGDVKDILLLDVTPLSLGIETLGGVMTKLIEKGTTIPVKKSQVFSTAEDNQPAVTIHVLQGEREFARDNKSLGQFNLESIPPAPRGVPQIEVSFDIDANGILTVSAKDKATGKAQEIKISGSSGLDDAEIEKMVKDAELHKEEDKKRKEAVDARNQADALAHQTEKSLGEMGEAISAEEKAKIETELKALKEVLANESATKEQIDAKVKSLSEASHKLAEAMYKKDQGAAGGTGGEKPKAKKDDDVIDAEVE; encoded by the coding sequence ATGGGAAAAGTAATTGGTATAGATTTAGGAACAACAAACTCATGTGTATGTGTTTATGAAAGAGGCGAGAGTAAAGTAATCCCAAATAAAGAGGGTAAAAACACAACTCCATCTGTTGTAGCATTTACAGATAAAGAAGAAGTTCTTGTTGGTGATACTGCAAAACGTCAAGCCGTAACAAACCCTAAAAGAACAATTTATTCTATCAAAAGAATTATGGGTCTTATGAGCAATGAAGAGAAAGCAAATGAGGCTAAAAAACGTCTTCCATATGCAGTTGTTGATAGAAATGGTGCATGTGCAATTGAAATTGATGGTAAAGTGTATACTCCACAAGAAATCAGCGCAAAAGTTTTGATGAAACTCAAAGAAGATGCAGAAGCTTTCCTTGGTGAAGAGGTAACTGATGCGGTTATTACGGTTCCAGCATACTTTAATGACTCTCAGAGAAAAGCAACAAAAGAAGCAGGTACAATTGCAGGTCTTAATGTTTTAAGAATTATCAACGAACCTACTGCAGCGGCTTTGTCTTATGGTTTAGATAAAAAAGAAGCAGAGAAAATCGTAGTTTATGACTTGGGTGGTGGTACATTTGACGTTACTGTTCTAGAGACAGGTGATAATGTCGTTGAAGTTCTCTCAACAGGTGGTGACGCGTTCCTTGGTGGTGATGACTTCGATAACCGTCTTATTGACTGGTTAGTTACTGAATTCAAAAATGAAAATGGCATTGATCTTAAAGCTGATGTTATGGCTCTTCAACGTCTTAAAGAAGCAGCTGAAAACGCGAAAAAAGAACTTTCATCTTCTAACGAGACAGAGGTAAACTTACCATTTATTACAGCAGATGCAACAGGTCCTAAACACCTTGTTAAAAAATTGACTCGTGCAAAATTTGAGTCAATGATCGAAGATTTAGTAGAACTTACAATCAAAAAAATCAAAGAAGTTGTTAATGACTCTGATTTGAAAAAAGCTGAAATTAAAGAGATCGTTATGGTTGGTGGATCAACTCGTGTTCCTTTAGTTCAACAAAAAGTAAAAGAATTTTTTGAGAAAGACCTTAACAAATCTGTAAATCCTGATGAAGTTGTAGCAATTGGTGCAGCAATTCAAGGTGCGGTTATCAAAGGTGATGTCAAAGATATTCTTCTTCTAGATGTTACACCTCTTAGCCTTGGTATTGAGACTTTGGGTGGCGTTATGACAAAACTCATCGAGAAGGGTACAACGATTCCTGTTAAGAAATCACAAGTGTTCTCAACAGCAGAAGACAATCAACCAGCAGTTACCATTCATGTTCTCCAAGGTGAGCGTGAATTTGCAAGAGACAATAAATCTTTAGGACAGTTCAACCTTGAGAGCATTCCACCTGCACCTCGTGGTGTACCTCAAATTGAAGTCTCTTTTGACATCGATGCGAACGGTATTTTAACTGTATCTGCAAAAGACAAAGCAACTGGTAAAGCACAAGAGATTAAAATCTCTGGTAGTTCAGGACTTGATGATGCAGAGATCGAAAAAATGGTTAAAGATGCTGAGCTTCACAAAGAAGAAGACAAAAAACGTAAAGAAGCAGTTGATGCTAGAAATCAAGCAGATGCATTGGCTCACCAAACAGAGAAATCTTTAGGTGAAATGGGCGAAGCGATTAGTGCTGAAGAAAAAGCAAAAATTGAAACAGAGCTTAAAGCCCTTAAAGAGGTTCTTGCGAACGAGAGTGCTACAAAAGAGCAAATCGATGCAAAAGTAAAATCTTTGAGCGAAGCAAGTCATAAATTGGCTGAAGCAATGTACAAAAAAGATCAAGGTGCAGCAGGTGGCACTGGTGGTGAAAAACCAAAAGCAAAAAAAGATGACGATGTCATTGACGCTGAAGTAGAATAA
- the grpE gene encoding nucleotide exchange factor GrpE — protein MDEKIKEEQSISESSAEIVPECCGDNEECECEQNNEIEVLNSKIAELEDRYLRANADFDNMKRRLEKEKMQAISYAHEVFARDLLPVIDSLEMAILAGGNSDVESGELLSKVKEGLELTIEQFRKAFEKHGVELVDIEGTFDPNFHEAVMQLESDEKKSGEILQVFQKGYKIKERILRPAMVSIVK, from the coding sequence GTGGATGAAAAAATAAAAGAAGAGCAGAGTATTTCTGAATCCTCTGCAGAAATTGTTCCTGAGTGTTGTGGGGACAATGAAGAGTGTGAATGTGAACAAAATAATGAAATAGAAGTGCTAAACTCCAAAATTGCTGAACTTGAAGATCGATATTTAAGAGCAAATGCTGATTTTGACAATATGAAACGACGTTTAGAGAAAGAGAAAATGCAAGCCATTTCTTATGCTCACGAAGTATTTGCACGTGATCTTTTACCTGTAATTGACTCTTTAGAGATGGCAATTCTTGCAGGAGGCAATTCGGATGTTGAAAGTGGTGAACTTCTTTCAAAAGTAAAAGAGGGTTTAGAGCTTACGATTGAACAGTTTAGAAAAGCATTTGAAAAGCATGGTGTTGAACTTGTTGATATTGAAGGAACGTTTGATCCAAATTTCCATGAAGCGGTAATGCAATTAGAGAGTGATGAAAAAAAATCGGGCGAGATTTTACAGGTTTTCCAAAAAGGCTATAAAATCAAAGAACGTATTTTAAGACCAGCAATGGTTAGTATCGTAAAATAA
- a CDS encoding HrcA family transcriptional regulator produces MKKPSKQELILDAIIQEYLKSRMPIGSSELQMKMTLGISPSTIRIYFKKLSDVGSLEQLHVSSGRVPTHRALMGYWQEKLDLTHPLQIKNIDKIKRSTHEHNLFCIVEKTAMQTFKELVTVENRFLILVFDGHEVVLKFNAKVEQFLQRLVGCQMRELKDISAQVGLYELHEKLSAIFSQAPILKEGEREMYSIAQDLQNDTFIQRFQTLHFVESIRDGLYFDGFVPRGCMAVKQKAQLKDEDTTVDFFCFGRIESDFEDFFNQVKE; encoded by the coding sequence ATGAAAAAACCTTCAAAGCAAGAGTTGATTTTAGATGCCATCATCCAAGAGTACCTAAAATCAAGAATGCCTATAGGCTCATCTGAGCTACAGATGAAGATGACACTTGGCATCTCTCCTTCTACTATACGCATTTATTTCAAAAAACTCTCTGATGTTGGTTCTTTAGAACAACTCCATGTTAGTAGTGGACGTGTTCCAACGCACCGCGCTCTCATGGGATATTGGCAAGAAAAATTAGATTTAACACATCCATTGCAGATAAAAAATATTGATAAAATTAAGCGTTCTACACATGAACACAATCTTTTTTGTATTGTTGAAAAGACAGCAATGCAAACTTTTAAAGAGTTAGTAACTGTAGAGAATCGTTTTTTGATATTAGTTTTTGATGGACATGAGGTTGTTTTAAAGTTTAATGCTAAAGTAGAACAGTTTTTACAGCGTCTTGTAGGGTGCCAAATGCGAGAGTTGAAAGATATTTCAGCGCAAGTAGGTCTTTATGAGTTGCACGAAAAACTCTCTGCAATTTTTTCTCAAGCACCTATTTTAAAGGAGGGCGAAAGAGAGATGTATTCCATTGCTCAAGATCTCCAAAATGATACGTTTATACAAAGGTTTCAAACGCTTCATTTTGTAGAATCTATTCGTGATGGGCTTTATTTTGATGGTTTTGTTCCTCGTGGATGCATGGCAGTCAAGCAAAAGGCACAACTCAAAGATGAAGATACAACCGTTGATTTCTTCTGTTTTGGACGCATCGAGAGTGATTTTGAAGATTTTTTTAATCAAGTTAAGGAGTAA
- a CDS encoding helix-turn-helix transcriptional regulator yields the protein MKTNDIFNLLHNAVESKFFGKKISQREMADKLGVSMRTYQDWKLGNSQPQAASAIFKMLGELEEVDALRLIRRIAQELKDEK from the coding sequence ATGAAAACAAACGATATTTTTAATCTCCTTCATAATGCTGTTGAGTCAAAATTTTTTGGCAAGAAGATTTCTCAGCGTGAGATGGCAGATAAATTGGGCGTATCAATGCGAACATACCAAGATTGGAAGCTTGGTAATTCTCAACCTCAAGCAGCATCAGCAATTTTCAAAATGCTAGGTGAACTCGAAGAGGTTGATGCTTTACGTTTGATTCGACGCATAGCACAAGAATTAAAGGATGAAAAATGA
- the rpsO gene encoding 30S ribosomal protein S15 has translation MALGSAQKQAIVSQFGRKEGDTGSPEVQIALLSKRISDLTEHLKSNAKDHSSRLGLLKLVGQRKRLMQYLKRKDFAKYSQVIKELSIRDK, from the coding sequence ATGGCTTTAGGTTCGGCGCAAAAACAAGCAATTGTTAGTCAGTTTGGCAGAAAAGAAGGAGACACAGGTTCTCCAGAAGTACAAATCGCACTTCTTTCTAAAAGAATCAGTGATTTGACAGAACATCTTAAGAGTAATGCAAAAGATCACTCTTCAAGATTAGGACTTCTTAAACTTGTTGGTCAACGTAAACGATTGATGCAATATCTTAAAAGAAAAGATTTTGCAAAATACAGCCAAGTTATTAAAGAACTTTCTATTAGAGATAAATAG
- a CDS encoding Rrf2 family transcriptional regulator, with the protein MLLTKASEYALLSLIIISQKNTPQDVDTLSNQLGISKSFLAKILQALAKENILSSFKGAHGGFMLAKKPEELTLKMIVECAEKKQTMVFECSPSTQKCPGGKGTYCRVWPILNKLQTKIDLFLDNMTLKDIIEI; encoded by the coding sequence ATGTTATTAACCAAAGCAAGTGAATATGCACTGCTATCATTGATTATTATTTCTCAAAAAAACACCCCACAAGATGTCGATACACTTTCCAATCAACTTGGTATTTCAAAAAGTTTTTTAGCAAAAATCCTTCAAGCACTTGCTAAAGAAAACATTCTTAGCTCTTTTAAAGGTGCCCATGGTGGTTTTATGCTTGCAAAAAAACCTGAAGAACTTACCTTAAAAATGATCGTAGAGTGTGCAGAAAAAAAACAAACTATGGTTTTTGAATGCTCCCCTTCAACACAAAAATGCCCAGGAGGCAAAGGTACGTATTGTCGTGTTTGGCCTATCTTGAACAAGCTTCAAACGAAAATTGATCTATTTTTGGATAATATGACACTTAAAGATATAATAGAAATTTAA
- the flhA gene encoding flagellar biosynthesis protein FlhA yields MAKNQNALLARVIPYLEPIVKAKDLTVVIFIVAIMAIIIVPLPSGILDFFLVISLSVSVLIILISLYIPKPTDLSTFPTLILIITLFRLSLNIATTRMILTNGHLGPDAVSDIVSSFGQFVVGGNYVIGVVVFTILVLINFMVITKGSTRVAEVAARFTLDAMPGKQMAIDADLNAGLIDEKTARKRREDIIQEANFYGAMDGSSKFVKGDAVAGIIITIINIIGGFLIGSFQHGLELGVSAQTYTILTIGDGLVSQLPALITSTATGILITRANKADDVSFSDGAVQQLFGEHKTLLIVGSILVLFALVPGLPTLSLMFVGFIFLGLGYLVKQTNDGSFSLQKFFSSTPASMQKAKQEAETKAQQASTAPKKSPEELRKEEETTLNDILKLEILELDLGYQLIKLADPAQGGDLLDRVKSMRRKIAADFGYLIPQVRIRDNLHLAPNHYQLLLKGIEIGSGEIYPDKFMAMDSGLTIDKVQGIPTKEPAFGLDAIWIEASAKEDAIIKGYTTVDPATVISTHLSELIKKYAEELLTRQEVQSLIDKLQKDYPVVVNDCLKVANVGLIQKVLKALLHEKIPIKDLLTIVETISDVAEVTKNISIIVEQVRAKLSRVITKQYKDDNGVLKLLTFNAGTEQKLLDSLRERDGVRDLVLNIGQINTLVKACSDEATKLLHKGIAPVVIIVDPLLRKSLSDIFEKFGLDIVVLSHAEIDSSSKFEVMGSIEIEKL; encoded by the coding sequence TTGGCTAAAAATCAAAATGCGCTTCTAGCTAGAGTTATTCCTTACCTAGAGCCTATTGTCAAAGCAAAAGATCTTACTGTCGTTATTTTTATTGTCGCTATTATGGCGATTATTATTGTCCCTCTTCCTAGTGGTATACTCGATTTCTTCCTAGTTATATCCTTGTCTGTATCAGTGCTTATTATTCTTATATCACTTTATATCCCTAAACCAACGGATCTATCAACGTTTCCAACACTTATTCTGATTATTACACTTTTTAGGCTTTCGTTAAATATCGCTACAACAAGAATGATTCTTACCAACGGTCACTTAGGTCCAGATGCTGTAAGTGACATCGTCTCTAGCTTTGGACAATTTGTTGTTGGTGGTAACTATGTTATCGGTGTTGTTGTCTTTACGATTCTTGTTTTGATTAACTTTATGGTTATTACCAAAGGTTCAACAAGGGTTGCTGAAGTTGCTGCACGTTTTACACTTGATGCGATGCCTGGTAAACAAATGGCAATCGATGCTGACCTCAATGCGGGTTTGATTGATGAAAAAACAGCACGAAAAAGACGTGAAGATATTATTCAAGAAGCAAACTTTTATGGTGCGATGGACGGTTCGAGTAAATTCGTTAAAGGTGATGCTGTTGCTGGTATTATCATCACTATTATTAACATTATCGGCGGCTTCCTCATTGGCTCGTTCCAACATGGACTTGAACTTGGTGTAAGTGCTCAAACCTATACCATTTTAACAATCGGTGATGGTCTTGTATCTCAGCTTCCAGCGCTCATTACATCAACAGCAACCGGTATCTTAATCACCCGTGCCAATAAAGCAGATGACGTTAGCTTCTCTGACGGTGCTGTACAACAACTCTTTGGGGAACATAAAACCCTCTTGATTGTTGGATCTATCTTGGTGCTTTTTGCATTGGTTCCAGGTCTTCCTACCCTTTCACTGATGTTTGTTGGATTTATCTTCTTAGGCTTAGGCTATCTTGTTAAACAAACCAATGACGGTAGTTTCTCTTTACAAAAATTCTTTTCATCGACACCTGCTTCTATGCAAAAAGCAAAACAAGAAGCTGAGACAAAAGCACAACAAGCTAGCACGGCGCCGAAGAAAAGCCCTGAAGAACTCCGTAAAGAAGAAGAGACAACACTTAATGATATTCTTAAATTGGAAATTTTGGAACTCGATTTGGGATATCAGCTCATTAAACTGGCAGATCCTGCACAAGGTGGAGATCTTCTTGATCGTGTTAAAAGTATGCGTCGTAAAATTGCAGCTGACTTTGGTTATCTTATACCACAAGTACGTATTCGCGATAACTTACATCTTGCACCAAATCATTATCAACTTTTGCTCAAAGGTATTGAGATTGGTAGTGGCGAAATCTACCCTGATAAATTTATGGCGATGGACAGTGGACTTACGATCGATAAAGTACAAGGTATTCCTACAAAAGAGCCTGCATTTGGGCTAGATGCTATTTGGATTGAAGCATCAGCCAAAGAAGATGCAATTATTAAAGGTTACACTACGGTTGATCCTGCAACTGTTATTTCAACACACCTTAGTGAGCTTATTAAGAAATATGCAGAAGAGCTTCTTACGCGTCAAGAGGTTCAAAGCCTCATTGATAAGCTGCAAAAAGATTATCCTGTTGTGGTTAATGACTGTCTTAAAGTGGCAAATGTCGGACTTATTCAAAAAGTACTTAAAGCGTTGCTTCATGAAAAGATTCCAATTAAAGATCTTCTTACCATTGTTGAAACCATCAGCGATGTGGCAGAAGTTACCAAAAATATTTCTATTATTGTTGAACAAGTGCGTGCTAAACTTTCTCGTGTTATTACAAAACAATACAAAGATGACAATGGCGTCTTAAAATTATTGACTTTTAATGCAGGAACAGAGCAAAAGCTTCTAGATTCACTCAGAGAGCGTGATGGTGTTCGCGACCTTGTACTCAATATTGGACAGATTAATACCCTAGTTAAGGCATGTAGTGACGAAGCAACCAAGCTTCTTCACAAAGGTATCGCGCCTGTTGTTATTATTGTTGATCCTCTTCTTCGTAAATCACTCTCTGATATTTTCGAAAAATTTGGACTCGATATTGTCGTTCTTTCACATGCAGAGATTGACTCAAGCTCTAAATTTGAAGTCATGGGCTCAATCGAAATCGAAAAGCTCTAA